GGAGATACCCACATTCAGGGTTACTTTAGCTGCCAGGCGACTCACCGTCATACCATCCGTAAGGGTGCTTTCTCCCAAAGCAATGTCTACCGTCTTGCTACCTGTCATTAGCAGGTAACCAAAGTTAGTGATCTCATCCCACGAAGAGATGCTTGTGTTCAAGGCTTTCAGCTTCGCTTCCGTATCAGCTATCGCTCCACTAAAAAGGGAAGCGTTACCCGTATTGGCTATGGCATAGATCGTACAGTTCGTGCCGCTACGAGCCCGGACCGTATAAGGAGCCGAAGTCTGATAGCTCTGACCTGTGAGTTCTCCCGAACTGTTGTACACCAGGATATGCAAATCATGAATAGTGCTTTCATCGACGGCGCGGGTGGAGATATCATTCGAATTTTCAGCACGCACGTCCAAGCGAATCAAAGCTGTTTGAACACTTTGGGCATCAGAATCTCCGTTTGGAACATCCTGCGTGCAGCAGGTAAGCACAAACAATACCATCCATGCGCACAGAAACGAAAACCACAGTTCCCACACTCCTCTTTTTATCATCTTATTTATTATTCTTGATAATCTAATACACATGCTTCCATTTATTATTGCAAAGAATTCTATTCAAACATAGGAAGTTTTTCTTCTTTACTCTTATTCAGAATTCAGTGTACTGTCCTCCCCCGCTACCCCAGGGAAGAACATTCACATTCACCAACAAACGAGCATAGTCAAAATCAACAGTGATGTAGGTCTCCATACCCGGAACAGCTTTGAGAGGATTTCCTTCATCGTCCGTATTAATGGTGAACAGAAGTTTATCATTCCGGTAGAGATCAACAAAAACTTTATAATCCTCCTGCGTGGGGAAAACTCGGAAAAGAGGAGCCATCCACTCATCTTTCCCTTGAGTAGCATGCATAGTAGGAATATATCCGGCCTCTTTACCTAAAGGATTACCTAAAAAATTGAGTGCCGTACCTACTCCCCGTAACACAATGTGCAGCTTCTCTTCTTCCCCTCCGAAATATTTCTGCAAATGACTTACTTTTACCGACAACCCCGCCGAAATACGTTCCATAACAAGTTTGACCGTATCACTCTGCATACCTCTGGTTAAAAGATTCTCGGAAGTGAGTCTCCTACGGGCATAAAAAAGATCCGTCACAGGCAGGTTATAACCTGATTCGGTTTCTAACAACCCTATCTGAGCATTCTCCAGTGAAGTACCTACCGCTAACGAAGGTACTTTCAAACTGTCTCCTTTCAGATTAGCCCAAGCAACCAACGTCAAAGATTTATTTCGATCTGTACCAAACAAATAATCCGAGGAGGTACCCTTAGGCACCATCCTGACAAAACCGTTTTCATCGAACAAATACAGATCAATGGAGGTTATCGTTCCCGAGGAGGTAACATCCTGCCCCGAAGGCGTTACCGCATTTACAGTGAGCTCATACTGTACACAGTTATCCGTTTGCTCCCCTATGCAGCCAAAGAGCAGCATCGTAGCAAACAACAAAGTAAAAAAGCGGTATAAGAAAGTCAGGGCATTCATCGTCTGTTCCTTTATTTAATCAAAAATGACATCCTGAGTAACAATAAGAGTCCAGTCCGCCACCTGAACATTCACCGTCAATGCTGCTGGCTCAATATCCGTTGCTGGGGAGGCAACCCCTTTTCCCTTAATAGTCACTCCGATCTTATAAGCCAGATTGCGTGTAATGGTTGCGTCGCCAGAACCATCATTTGTTGTTCCGGTCTGGTTCTTATTCACCACCACAGGATAGTAAACAGTCTCTTCAGAGGAAGCACCTGCACCATCGGCATCAAACGTCCCCTTAATAACCAATTTGGTGGGATTCGTTGCGTCATTGACAAAGGTATAAAACCAATAAGGAGTGGTATAGGAGGTTGAGGTGATACTTTGATCCAAGGTATTAAGCAGGTATTCATTACCAGCATCCTCTCCCGTTATCAGGCTAGTAGTTGTGGGAGAACCCGGATCAACCGTGGAAGTAGATTTGGCGTTATAAAGAAAAATACCCGTAGCCGTAAAAGTAGCATCTTTATATTGCCCGTTAGGATCAAAATCAGCCTTGATATCCGCTATGGAGATACGAGAAACCAAACGGCTTAGCTGCATGGTGACCGTATTGGTGGCTCCGGCAGTGAGATCCACCGAAGTCTGCTCTGCAGACATGGGGAGATTCGTATTCTCTTGTGCTCCAGAATTATTGGTTTGAGAGAGTTGAACCGTTTTCGCCACAAATGCAGTACGGGTCGTAACTCCCGCAAAAGTACCCGAAGGAGCGTTAGCTACTACAATTACAGAACAACTGGTAGCGGGACTACAATTCACAATACCCGTTTTAGCTGTTACTTGTCCGGATGTAAATTCAGCTATGGTATTGGTGGAGCCATCGGAGTTAAAGACGCCTACTGCAACCGTGTTAATCTTGTTTTCAGCTCCGGTATCACCGGGCAATTCTGTACCGGTGGCACGAGTGGCACTTCCGGTGAGGTTAAGTTCCATTTTTGCAGTTTTTTCTCCTGAAGAGTTAGGAACGGGATCACTCTCACTCGAACAACCTGCAAAAAGCATTGCACATGCGGCTGCCATCAAATAAAAATCTTTTTTCATAATCGTCTGTTTTTAAATTCAATATTTCTATATTACTATCTAGTACAGGAAAGTTTTAGCTTTATTCTTGTCTATTCATAATGCTCACTTTCGTATTCTTTATTCTTGCTTTCGGTTTATTCTCACTTTAGAGCTTGCTTAAGTTTTTATAAAAAGCTATTTTAAGCTATACTCTTAGGCTTTTCTTGTTTTCTG
This is a stretch of genomic DNA from uncultured Bacteroides sp.. It encodes these proteins:
- a CDS encoding fimbrial protein, translating into MKKDFYLMAAACAMLFAGCSSESDPVPNSSGEKTAKMELNLTGSATRATGTELPGDTGAENKINTVAVGVFNSDGSTNTIAEFTSGQVTAKTGIVNCSPATSCSVIVVANAPSGTFAGVTTRTAFVAKTVQLSQTNNSGAQENTNLPMSAEQTSVDLTAGATNTVTMQLSRLVSRISIADIKADFDPNGQYKDATFTATGIFLYNAKSTSTVDPGSPTTTSLITGEDAGNEYLLNTLDQSITSTSYTTPYWFYTFVNDATNPTKLVIKGTFDADGAGASSEETVYYPVVVNKNQTGTTNDGSGDATITRNLAYKIGVTIKGKGVASPATDIEPAALTVNVQVADWTLIVTQDVIFD
- a CDS encoding FimB/Mfa2 family fimbrial subunit, which translates into the protein MNALTFLYRFFTLLFATMLLFGCIGEQTDNCVQYELTVNAVTPSGQDVTSSGTITSIDLYLFDENGFVRMVPKGTSSDYLFGTDRNKSLTLVAWANLKGDSLKVPSLAVGTSLENAQIGLLETESGYNLPVTDLFYARRRLTSENLLTRGMQSDTVKLVMERISAGLSVKVSHLQKYFGGEEEKLHIVLRGVGTALNFLGNPLGKEAGYIPTMHATQGKDEWMAPLFRVFPTQEDYKVFVDLYRNDKLLFTINTDDEGNPLKAVPGMETYITVDFDYARLLVNVNVLPWGSGGGQYTEF